In a single window of the Ignavibacteria bacterium genome:
- a CDS encoding T9SS type A sorting domain-containing protein gives MRKYFFIAYVFICSQCFAQSGWIVTQLNPQNDLVDVVFVNAQIGFMVEKWTFTPPGSRILKTTNGGVNWFNNYEPSNSGVADIFFLNSQTGFAAGGRLHKTTNAGINWVLVPGGNLLGSVSEIFFINELTGWSANYATSQSNIYGTTNGGLDWVLQHSSSGFGMRSVWFTSSQNGFAVEYGINNTKIFKTTNGSVWSSQSNNIKGESVFFVNGATGYISGSDTDFYGSILKTTDSGNSWSLAFKGDLFNEILSVHFPSVNTGYAAGGTGIYKTTNAGGNWIYHSLPGIFTVESVFFLNDTLGFACGTRGTFIRTTTGGVISVNQISSEIPKHFSLQQNYPNPFNPSTIIKFSIPQTPLSFGEGLGVGLNIYNSLGQKIATLVNQSLTPGTYSVNWDASNYSGGVYFYRLSSGEFTQTNKMILIK, from the coding sequence ATGCGAAAATACTTTTTTATAGCTTATGTGTTTATTTGCAGCCAATGCTTCGCTCAGTCAGGGTGGATTGTTACTCAACTAAATCCGCAAAATGATCTTGTTGATGTTGTATTCGTAAATGCGCAAATCGGTTTTATGGTTGAAAAATGGACATTTACACCGCCCGGGTCAAGGATCCTCAAAACAACTAATGGCGGAGTAAATTGGTTCAATAATTACGAACCTTCAAACTCCGGTGTTGCGGATATTTTTTTTCTGAATTCTCAAACCGGCTTTGCAGCCGGCGGCAGGCTTCATAAAACCACTAATGCCGGGATAAACTGGGTACTTGTTCCCGGTGGTAATTTGCTTGGCTCAGTAAGTGAAATTTTCTTTATAAATGAACTTACAGGATGGAGCGCAAACTATGCAACATCTCAGAGTAATATTTATGGTACAACAAACGGGGGATTAGACTGGGTACTCCAGCATTCGTCATCCGGATTTGGTATGCGCTCTGTTTGGTTTACTTCATCACAAAACGGCTTCGCCGTTGAATACGGAATTAATAATACTAAAATTTTCAAAACTACTAACGGTTCTGTGTGGAGCAGTCAAAGTAATAATATAAAAGGGGAGTCAGTGTTTTTTGTAAATGGGGCAACCGGTTATATTTCAGGCTCTGATACCGATTTTTACGGCTCAATTCTTAAAACAACAGATAGCGGAAACAGTTGGTCACTTGCTTTTAAAGGCGATCTGTTTAATGAGATCCTGTCAGTCCATTTTCCCTCAGTTAATACAGGGTATGCTGCCGGAGGAACGGGTATATATAAAACCACAAATGCCGGAGGAAACTGGATCTATCATTCATTACCCGGAATTTTTACCGTTGAATCTGTTTTTTTCCTTAATGATACACTGGGCTTTGCCTGCGGAACGCGAGGTACATTTATAAGAACTACAACGGGAGGAGTAATATCCGTTAACCAGATTAGCAGCGAAATACCAAAACATTTTTCACTTCAACAAAATTACCCTAACCCATTTAATCCATCTACAATTATAAAATTCAGCATACCTCAAACTCCCCTCTCCTTTGGGGAGGGGCTGGGGGTGGGGTTAAATATATATAACTCACTTGGTCAGAAAATCGCAACTCTCGTCAATCAATCCCTCACTCCCGGTACATATTCTGTCAACTGGGATGCATCAAACTACTCGGGCGGTGTGTATTTTTACAGGTTAAGCTCAGGTGAATTCACTCAGACAAATAAAATGATATTGATAAAATAA
- a CDS encoding T9SS type A sorting domain-containing protein: protein MNRIIAVLFLAVCSVLHSQWIQLGSNTSADLKSVFFINISTGYVSGASGTMLKTTNGGLNWVSQVTGISENINSVYFLTPQTGYACANNGKIIYTSTGGSSWLTAQSNVTDNLLSVSGNFCSGSEGTLLYTTNGGLNWVVASGGFFSTNYYGINSLSASIAIACGVNAIFQPLVARTTNGGVNWSYSTFYLNSNEGNLRDVIFLNSNNVLCVSNVWDGTGGISRSVNSGVNWTTQIFPSALNSIDMAGAFGFAAGHQGYVLKTIDSGLVWHQSQTGLNTIFRSADIIDELNAYICGDGGVIIKTTNGGVTLVQSITSDIPVIFSLSQNYPNPFNPSTTINFSIPSVETTRRVVSLKVYNISGSEIATLVNQQLTPGTYSATWDASNFPSGMYFYRLSSGGFTQTNKMVLIK, encoded by the coding sequence ATGAATAGAATAATTGCCGTTTTATTCCTGGCAGTTTGCTCCGTTTTACACTCTCAATGGATTCAGCTTGGCTCAAATACTTCTGCTGATCTTAAGTCGGTTTTTTTCATCAATATCAGTACCGGGTATGTAAGCGGTGCTTCCGGCACTATGCTCAAAACCACTAACGGGGGACTGAACTGGGTTTCACAGGTCACCGGAATTTCTGAAAATATTAATTCCGTTTATTTCCTTACACCGCAAACTGGTTATGCCTGCGCCAATAACGGCAAAATTATCTATACCTCCACTGGCGGCAGTAGCTGGCTTACTGCGCAAAGTAACGTAACTGATAACCTTCTTTCGGTCAGCGGGAATTTCTGCTCTGGCTCAGAAGGAACTTTGCTATATACAACAAACGGCGGGTTAAACTGGGTGGTCGCATCCGGCGGATTTTTCTCAACGAATTATTACGGTATAAATTCACTTTCCGCATCAATTGCAATTGCATGCGGCGTGAATGCCATTTTTCAGCCGCTCGTCGCAAGAACCACGAACGGGGGAGTGAACTGGAGCTACTCGACATTTTATCTCAACAGCAATGAAGGCAATCTGCGGGATGTGATCTTTTTAAATTCAAATAACGTACTTTGTGTTTCCAATGTTTGGGATGGAACAGGCGGAATATCCCGTTCAGTTAACAGCGGCGTTAACTGGACAACGCAGATATTTCCATCAGCGCTTAACAGCATTGATATGGCAGGTGCATTCGGTTTTGCTGCCGGCCACCAGGGATATGTACTTAAAACCATCGATTCAGGGTTAGTTTGGCATCAGTCACAAACCGGATTAAATACTATCTTCAGGTCTGCCGATATTATAGATGAACTCAATGCCTATATATGCGGTGATGGCGGTGTGATAATAAAAACTACAAATGGTGGAGTAACACTTGTTCAATCGATTACATCTGATATTCCAGTAATTTTTTCCCTTTCTCAAAACTATCCAAACCCCTTCAACCCTTCAACAACAATAAATTTCAGCATTCCGTCTGTAGAGACTACCCGCAGGGTCGTATCTTTAAAGGTTTACAATATTTCCGGAAGCGAAATCGCAACCCTGGTTAACCAACAGCTCACTCCTGGTACATATTCTGCAACTTGGGATGCTTCAAACTTCCCAAGCGGTATGTATTTTTACAGGTTAAGCTCAGGTGGTTTTACTCAAACAAATAAAATGGTTTTAATAAAGTAA
- the tnpA gene encoding IS200/IS605 family transposase, translating to MAGTYTQLYVQIVFSVQGRQNLISKEHKEEINRYLSGIISGKGCKSIIVNGMADHIHAFVGLKPVLAISDLVREMKNNSSNFINDNHMVNGKFNWQAGYGAFTYSRSQIEKVYNYILNQEKHHKKKSFKEEYTDLLKKFEVEYDKKYLFEWYE from the coding sequence ATGGCAGGAACTTATACACAGCTTTATGTCCAAATTGTTTTCTCTGTACAGGGCAGACAAAATCTTATTTCAAAAGAACATAAGGAAGAAATTAATCGTTATTTATCCGGAATTATATCAGGGAAAGGGTGTAAATCAATTATAGTAAACGGAATGGCGGATCATATCCATGCATTCGTAGGATTAAAACCGGTATTGGCGATTTCAGATCTTGTACGTGAAATGAAAAATAACTCATCAAACTTCATAAATGATAATCATATGGTTAATGGTAAGTTTAATTGGCAGGCGGGGTATGGTGCTTTCACATATTCAAGGTCTCAAATTGAAAAAGTATATAATTATATTCTGAACCAGGAAAAACATCATAAGAAAAAATCATTTAAGGAAGAATATACAGATTTACTGAAAAAGTTCGAAGTTGAATACGATAAAAAATATTTATTTGAATGGTATGAATGA
- a CDS encoding YHS domain-containing protein — MKTKLFLASIFVVLFALTVSNTYSQEKECCKDKSSSHCGDMKSSNENKDGQCCDKHGNAGGDSTVSSGMTCPVSGEAIGEGQGVKVSYYGKDYTFCCEGCVAKFKKEPMNYIKEEMTCPVMGEAVVKDVFVMHEGTKYYLCCKSCVKKFESDPDKYKNGPKN; from the coding sequence ATGAAAACCAAATTATTTTTAGCATCAATATTTGTTGTATTATTTGCTCTTACTGTTTCAAATACTTACAGCCAGGAAAAAGAATGCTGCAAAGATAAATCTTCAAGCCATTGCGGCGATATGAAGTCATCAAATGAAAATAAAGATGGCCAGTGCTGCGATAAACACGGCAATGCCGGCGGTGATTCCACAGTTTCTTCAGGCATGACATGCCCGGTTTCAGGTGAAGCTATCGGCGAAGGCCAGGGAGTTAAAGTAAGCTATTATGGTAAAGATTATACTTTCTGCTGCGAAGGGTGCGTTGCTAAATTCAAGAAAGAACCTATGAATTACATCAAAGAAGAAATGACATGCCCGGTTATGGGTGAGGCAGTTGTTAAAGATGTATTTGTAATGCATGAAGGCACCAAGTATTACCTTTGCTGCAAATCATGCGTAAAGAAATTCGAAAGCGACCCGGATAAATATAAAAACGGTCCGAAGAATTAA